The Effusibacillus pohliae DSM 22757 genome segment TTGATCCGGGAAGTGGCGTTGTTTATTTCGTACATCAAGAACAACGCGTTCCCGCAGCCGTTGTCTGAGCAGGAGGAAGAAAAGTACCTGAAGCTGATGGCCTCCGGTGACGAGAATGCCCGCAACATCTTGATCGAGCACAACCTGCGTCTGGTTGCCCACATCGTGAAGAAGTTCGAAAATACGGGAGAAGACAACGAGGACCTCATCTCGATCGGCACGATTGGCTTGATTAAGGCGATCGAAAGTTTCCAGCCGAACAAAGGCACCAAATTGGCGACTTATGCTGCCAGATGTATAGAAAATGAAATCCTCATGCATTTGCGGTCCTTGAAGAAAACGCGCAAGGACGTGTCGTTGCACGATCCGATCGGCACGGACAAGGAGGGCAACGAAATCACGCTGATCGACGTGCTGGGAACGGAGTCGGACGATGTGATCGACAAAGTGCAACTGAAGATGGAGAAAGCGAAAATTTACGCGCGGCTGTCCCATTTGGACGAGCGGGAACAAGAAGTGATCCGCGGCCGTTTCGGCCTGCCGGACGGCGAGGAGAAGACGCAGCGGGAAATTGCGGAAGAGTTGGGCATCTCACGCTCCTACGTGTCCCGCATTGAGAAACGCGCCCTCACCAAACTGCTGCATGAACTGCGGCCGAAAAACCGGGAATAACACCGGCAAAATTTTTTTTGCAAAAGGCGAAACTTTTGGCTTGCAACTGTCGTCTTTAGCAGTAAACACAAATTCCTTTCCCCTTATTGCGAAGGTGTCCGTTCATGGGCACCTTCGTTCATACAGGTGAACATTTTGCAAAAAGGCTTGCGTAAAACAACAACATATTATAATATCAAAACATGACATGTATCAAAAAATTATAATTCATGGATGTGATATGCTAAATTTTTCCGGGGAGGGGGAGAGTCTGCATGGAGCAAAACAAGAGTCTGAAAGGTTGGTTGTTGATGGGGGCGGCATTTCTGTTTTGTCCCTGCCATCTGGTTTTCCTCGTTCCTTTGTTGGCGGGGACGGCGTTGGGAGGGATTCTCAGCCGGTACTGGGGAATTACGTCCGGCGTGTTAGCGGCGATCTTCGTCGTTTTGCTATGGCTCGGGTTCAAATTCCTCAACCAGGAGAAAAGAGGTTGACCGGTTGTGGCGGGTTGCTGTAATTTGCCTTCGAATTGGAAAGACGTTGTTGAGCATCCAACGGTTTGTCCAAAGTGCGGACTGGAGGGCGTTCGGATTGACGCCCGAAAACTGAAAGAAATTTTGAGCGGAGACAATTGGAACTTGGTGTTTAAGCCGGAAGAGTACTGCCGTTGCCTCAACAAGACCTGCTCCGTCTCGTTGTTTAGCCGAGTGGACAACATGTGGTTTTGGAACCAGGACCTGCTTGAACATGCAAGGTGGAAAGAAGGGAGTGCTCAGAATGAGTGAACGAAACAAAATTCGGGTTCGCATGGAAATCGAGGGCATGACTTGTACAGGGTGCGAACAGCATGTCGTTGCCGCATTGAAAAGTGCGGGAGCTGAAGATGTCTCGGCCAGCTTTCGTCGCGGGGAAGCCGTATTTTACGTGTCTGAAGGACAAGACCTGTCCGAATATGCGACCGTGGTCGAATCGGTGGGCTATCAGCCGGGACAGGTTGAGATTTTGTCGACGGAACGATCCGACTTACCCACCGGCCACCACGATTACGATTTCGTGATCATCGGTTCCGGAGGAGCGGCATTTTCTGCAGCCATCAAAGCGGTCGAGCATGGCGCGAGGGTGGCGATGATCGAACGGGGAACGATTGGCGGAACGTGCGTGAACATCGGGTGCGTTCCCTCGAAAACGATGTTGCGCGCCGGGGAGGTCAATCAATTGGCGAAATGCCATCCTTTTTCCGGGTTGAACACTTCCGCCGGAGAGGTTGATTTGGGAGTGCTTGTCCAGAACAAGGATCAACTTGTACATGAGATGCGCCAGAAAAAATACGAATCGCTGATCGACGAGTATGGGTTTGAATTGATTCGCGGCGAAGCGCGGTTTGTCGATGAGAAAACGATCGAAGTCAACGGTCGTTCGATCACCGCTCATGCGTTCCTGATTGCAACCGGAGCGTCTCCGTTGATTCCGGACATAGCGGGACTTAAGGACGTGCAGTATCTGACGAGCACCAGTGCTCTCCAACTGCAGGAGGTGCCAAAACGGCTTGCGGTGATCGGTTCCGGTTACATCGCGATGGAACTGGGGCAACTGTTCCACAATCTCGGGTCGCAAGTCACATTGATGCAACGCAGCAAACGCCTGCTTAAAGAATACGATCCCGAAATTGCGGACGCTGTGGAACAGTTTCTGACGGAACAAGGGATCGAACTGTTGAAAGGCGTTGTGTACGAGCGCGTGGAGGAAGCGGCGGGAGTCAAACGAATACACATCGAGGTCAACGGTAAAAAGCGGATCATTGAGGCGGATCACCTGCTGGTCGCAGCCGGACGCCGTCCCAACACCGATGCGTTGCATCTGGAGGTTGCGGGAGTGAAAGTCGGTTCCCGCGGAGAAGTCGTGGTGGATGAATATCTGCGTACCAGCAATCCTCGTGTCTATGCGGCGGGAGACGTGACGATGGGACCCCAATTTGTGTATGTGGCGGCTTATGAAGGCGGCATAGTGGCGGACAATGTGATGGGCGCGAATCGAAAAGCCGATCTTCGCCACGTTCCGGCGGTCACTTTCACCCATCCTTCGATCGCGACCGTCGGGCTGACCGAAGCACAAGCGAAAGCGAAGGGGTATCAGGTGAAAACTTCCGTGCTTCCGCTCGATGCGGTTCCGCGGGCGATTGTCAACCGGGAAACGATCGGTGTCTTCAAACTGGTCGCCGAGGCGACAAACCTTCGCATTCTCGGGGTCCATGTTGTCGCCGAAAATGCGGGGGATGTGATCTACGCGGCGACGCTTGCGGTCAAGTTCGGTTTGACGGTGGAGGATTTGCGGGAGAGCCTGGCTCCGTACCTGACGATGGCGGAAGGGTTGAAACTGGCGGCTCTCACGTTCAACAAAGACGTAAACAAACTTTCGTGTTGCGCGGGGTAAAGTAGCTACAAGCAACGATCACATGGAATGGAGGGATACCATGACAGAACCGATTAAAGACGTACAAGCCATTCAATCGGAATTGTTCGCCAAGTTCTTTCACGGGCTTTCGAACCCGACGCGCTACCGGATTGTTGAAATTCTTCTCAACGGGGAAAAAAGCGTCGGCGAGTTGGTTGAACTCCTCGGAGCCAAACAAAGCCAGGTGTCCAATCAGCTGGCGTGCTTGAAATGGTGCGGATACGTCACGTCCCGGCAAGAAGGGAAATACATCTATTATTCCATTGCGGACGAGCGGGTTCGAATGATTATCGAGTTGGCCCGCCAGGTGGTCGCGGACAACGCGGCTCACATCAACAGTTGCACCAGAATGTAAGCATCAGGTGGAGGGAGAAACCAAACCATGAATCGAAAACTCCTATTGACCGGGGTTTTGGCGGCCGCGGTAGCGGCATTGATCGTTCTGCTGTCAGGTGCGGGGAAAATGGCGGATACGACAAAATCCCAGGCGCTTCAATTTAACGTGAAAGACATTCAAGGGCAAGACGTTCAGCTCGATCCCCAAAAAACAAACGTCATGTTCTTTATGGCCGCCTGGTGCACATCCTGTAACGAATTGGAACATAATCTGAAGCAACTCGCCAACGATCCCAATGTGCAGGTCATCACAGTCGACGTGGACTCCACAGCGGATACCAAAGAGGCGTTGGCGGAGTTTCAAAAGAAGTACGGTGGACCGTGGGCGCACGTGCTCGACACGGATTCCGTTCTGCTTCAGAAGTTCCAAATCAATTCGCTCGACACGGTGATCATCGTCAAGAACGGACAGATCGTTCACCGAAGCATTCGACCCAGTCTGAAAACCATTCAGGAGGTTGTCCATGCCAAGTCTTAATCTGGGAATTGTCTTCAGTGCGGGTGCCGCGGCTGCGTTCAATCCTTGCGGCGTGGCGCTGCTGCCGGCTTTTGTCGCGTATTTGATGGGCGGACAGGAAGCGCGTTGGTCGAAAGGCGTCCAAGCGGGCGTCATGATGACATTGGGATTTCTGAGTGTCTTTCTGCCCCTGGGTCTTTTGACCGCCGCGTTTAAGGGGATTTTTGCACAATACCTGTCGGTCGTGATTGTCCTTGTGGGATTTTTCCTGGTTCTCGCGGGATTCGCCATGTTTTCAGGACGCAAATTGTTGAATATAAAAAGTTTCCAGGTAAAAAAAGGAAGAAATCGGGCGAAATCTTTCTATCTGTATGGGATCGCTTACGCCATCACGTCGCTTGGCTGCACCCTGCCCATTTTTTCTCTGCTTGTGGTGTCCGCTTTGACGGCCGGAGGCTTGTTCGACGGAATGGTGAAGTTCCTGGCCTACGGAATAGGCATGGGGATTGTGGTGACACTGATCTCCGTGGCGGCTGTCGTGTCGAGACAACTCGTCCAAAGCTTTATCCACAACGTTACACCCGTATTGAACAAATTGTCGGCTGTTTTGCTGATCGCATCGGGCATCTATTTGATGATGAAATATTGGACGTTTTGATGGGGGTGAGACCATGTACCCCATTTTATTCGAAGTTTTGGGATTTCCGATTCGGTCTTACGGCGTCCTCATGGCGCTCGGAGTGATCTTGGGCGTTTGGATCGCGAAAAAATGGTCGGACGAGGAACGATTCAAGGGTCACATTCAGGACTTCACCCTGTACGCTTTCTTGGGCGGACTGATTGGTGCAAGAATCTGGGAGGTGGCGTTCACCTGGGACCATTATGCGAACGATTGGCTTCAGGTGTTTGCCTTATGGAACGGGGGTCTGTCCGTTCAAGGCGGCTTGGTCGGCGGCGTTCTGGCGGGAGTGTGGTTTTGCAAAACACGGGGGATTCCCGTTTGGAAGTTTGCGGACGCGGTCGCGCCGGGCGTGATTCTGGGAATGGCTTTGGGGCGTATCGGCTGCTTGCTGACGGGAGACTGTTACGGAATCCCCACCGATACGTTCTGGGGGATCTCCTATCCGCCTGGCACGATCGCCTATCAGGCGTATGGATCGACGCCGTTGTACCCGACGGTTGGGTTTGAAGCATTCTTCGACTTTGTGATTCTCGGGATTCTCTTCATGACGAAACAGAAACGGTGTGTGGATGGTTTTCAATTTCTGTTGATGACCGGGCTGTATTCCGTGCAACGGTTCTTTCTGGAATTTCTGCGAGGGGACAGTTTGCGCACGGTCTTTCATCTGAAAACGGCGCAAGTGGCAAGCGTGTTAACGATTGTGGTTGTTGTTGGATTGTTAGGATACCTGAAAAAGCGAACCAAAGATTCAGCCGGATCTTCAGAACATGTAACCGATCCAAGCTTGTTGTGAGGGGGGAAACCGTTGTCGGACGGGATTCCATCTTCCGGTTATGGAGGAGATTGGGGGGACACACAGTGAAAAAAGTAGTTGTGGGTTTGGGAGCTTTCCTGCTGTTGCTGTTTGTTTTCTTGGCAGTTTCCGGGTTCCCGAATGTTTCGGCAACCATCCGGATGCCCCATTCGGTGAGGAATTGAAAAAATTTTTCTCCGGACGAAACTTTTTTCCTGCAACTGTCGTCTTTATATAATGGAACACAAATTCCTTTCCCCTTATTGCGAAGGTGCCTGACATGGGCACCTTCGCGCAGTCAGGCTGTTGAAAAAGCTGTCAAATTGCCCGGGCTTGCCGGTATACTATACAGTGTCGTGTTCATTTTTTGCCGGAGTTCGCTTGCGGGAATTTTACCCTTGAAGATTTGTGTGGGCAAGTATAAATATACCAGAATATTCAAATCCTTAGTAAAAGGAGGCGAATTCAATGGAACTTTTGGCAAAAACAAGGCAAATCAACCGGCTGCTGCAAAGAACGGGCGGCCATCACGTCGATTTCAACGAAATGGCAAGGGTGTTACGGGACGTGATCGGCGCCAACGTGTTCATCCTCAGCCGCAAGGGGAAAGTGCTCGGCTATTCGATCGCGCATGAGATCGAAAACGAACGGTTACGGAAAATGATCCAGGAAAGGCAGTTCCCGGAAAGCTATATACGGGAAGCGATGAAGTTCGAAGAAACGTCAACCAATATCGGGATCGAGCATGATTTGACCGCATTTCCGGTCGAGATGCGGGACGACCAGATCCAGGGGTACACCTCGATCGTTCCGATTGTCGGAGGCGGCGACCATCTCGGTGCTTTGATCGTGGCACGCCTGTTCAAGGAATTTAACGACGGCGATATTTTGCTGGCCGAGTATGGTGCGACGGTGGTAGGCACGGAAATTTTGCGTGATCGGATCGAACGGGCCGAACAGGAGATGCGCAACCGCACGACCGCGAGGTTGGTGCTGGAAACTCTGTCGTTCAGCGAAATCGAGGCAATTGAACATGTTTTTGCGGAACTCGAGGGCAAGGAAGGTTTGCTGGTCGCTTCGAAAATCGCCGACAAAGCGGGCATCACCCGTTCGGTGATCGTCAACGCTTTGCGGAAACTGGAAGGGGCCGGCGTGGTTGAATCCCGCTCCCTGGGGATGAAAGGCACTTACATCCGGATCCTCAACGAAAATCTGCTGGACGAGTTGAAAAAACTGAAGATGCCCATACGCTAAAAAATTCCCGGCACTGCTGCAGGTGCCGGGTTTTTGCTGGTTAAAACGGATGCCATCTGATGGTTCGTGCCTGCTCGAAACGCCGATTCACATCTTCCCAGTTCACTACGTTCCACCAGGCTCCGATATAATCCCGCCGATTGTTTTGGTGTTTCAAATAATACGCGTGTTCCCAGACATCCAGCACCAACAGGGGAATCTGGTCCTGCTGGCTGAACAGTTGATGTTTTTCCGCCTGCAAAATTTCCGCCCGGTGGGAACGCGGCGACCAGACAAGCAACGCCCAGCCGACTCCCTCCGCCTTGTCGGCCGCCTCCGTAAAATGCCGCTTGAATTTTTCAAAGCTGCCAAACGTCCGTTCAATCTCCTGACCGATCGCGCCCGTTGCCGGTCCCCCGCCATGCGG includes the following:
- a CDS encoding ArsR/SmtB family transcription factor, which produces MTEPIKDVQAIQSELFAKFFHGLSNPTRYRIVEILLNGEKSVGELVELLGAKQSQVSNQLACLKWCGYVTSRQEGKYIYYSIADERVRMIIELARQVVADNAAHINSCTRM
- the sigK gene encoding RNA polymerase sporulation sigma factor SigK, with the translated sequence MPGILAAVAWLIREVALFISYIKNNAFPQPLSEQEEEKYLKLMASGDENARNILIEHNLRLVAHIVKKFENTGEDNEDLISIGTIGLIKAIESFQPNKGTKLATYAARCIENEILMHLRSLKKTRKDVSLHDPIGTDKEGNEITLIDVLGTESDDVIDKVQLKMEKAKIYARLSHLDEREQEVIRGRFGLPDGEEKTQREIAEELGISRSYVSRIEKRALTKLLHELRPKNRE
- a CDS encoding TlpA family protein disulfide reductase, whose protein sequence is MNRKLLLTGVLAAAVAALIVLLSGAGKMADTTKSQALQFNVKDIQGQDVQLDPQKTNVMFFMAAWCTSCNELEHNLKQLANDPNVQVITVDVDSTADTKEALAEFQKKYGGPWAHVLDTDSVLLQKFQINSLDTVIIVKNGQIVHRSIRPSLKTIQEVVHAKS
- the lgt gene encoding prolipoprotein diacylglyceryl transferase — translated: MYPILFEVLGFPIRSYGVLMALGVILGVWIAKKWSDEERFKGHIQDFTLYAFLGGLIGARIWEVAFTWDHYANDWLQVFALWNGGLSVQGGLVGGVLAGVWFCKTRGIPVWKFADAVAPGVILGMALGRIGCLLTGDCYGIPTDTFWGISYPPGTIAYQAYGSTPLYPTVGFEAFFDFVILGILFMTKQKRCVDGFQFLLMTGLYSVQRFFLEFLRGDSLRTVFHLKTAQVASVLTIVVVVGLLGYLKKRTKDSAGSSEHVTDPSLL
- the merA gene encoding mercury(II) reductase, which translates into the protein MSERNKIRVRMEIEGMTCTGCEQHVVAALKSAGAEDVSASFRRGEAVFYVSEGQDLSEYATVVESVGYQPGQVEILSTERSDLPTGHHDYDFVIIGSGGAAFSAAIKAVEHGARVAMIERGTIGGTCVNIGCVPSKTMLRAGEVNQLAKCHPFSGLNTSAGEVDLGVLVQNKDQLVHEMRQKKYESLIDEYGFELIRGEARFVDEKTIEVNGRSITAHAFLIATGASPLIPDIAGLKDVQYLTSTSALQLQEVPKRLAVIGSGYIAMELGQLFHNLGSQVTLMQRSKRLLKEYDPEIADAVEQFLTEQGIELLKGVVYERVEEAAGVKRIHIEVNGKKRIIEADHLLVAAGRRPNTDALHLEVAGVKVGSRGEVVVDEYLRTSNPRVYAAGDVTMGPQFVYVAAYEGGIVADNVMGANRKADLRHVPAVTFTHPSIATVGLTEAQAKAKGYQVKTSVLPLDAVPRAIVNRETIGVFKLVAEATNLRILGVHVVAENAGDVIYAATLAVKFGLTVEDLRESLAPYLTMAEGLKLAALTFNKDVNKLSCCAG
- the codY gene encoding GTP-sensing pleiotropic transcriptional regulator CodY — translated: MELLAKTRQINRLLQRTGGHHVDFNEMARVLRDVIGANVFILSRKGKVLGYSIAHEIENERLRKMIQERQFPESYIREAMKFEETSTNIGIEHDLTAFPVEMRDDQIQGYTSIVPIVGGGDHLGALIVARLFKEFNDGDILLAEYGATVVGTEILRDRIERAEQEMRNRTTARLVLETLSFSEIEAIEHVFAELEGKEGLLVASKIADKAGITRSVIVNALRKLEGAGVVESRSLGMKGTYIRILNENLLDELKKLKMPIR
- a CDS encoding cytochrome c biogenesis CcdA family protein gives rise to the protein MPSLNLGIVFSAGAAAAFNPCGVALLPAFVAYLMGGQEARWSKGVQAGVMMTLGFLSVFLPLGLLTAAFKGIFAQYLSVVIVLVGFFLVLAGFAMFSGRKLLNIKSFQVKKGRNRAKSFYLYGIAYAITSLGCTLPIFSLLVVSALTAGGLFDGMVKFLAYGIGMGIVVTLISVAAVVSRQLVQSFIHNVTPVLNKLSAVLLIASGIYLMMKYWTF